Proteins from one Bos taurus isolate L1 Dominette 01449 registration number 42190680 breed Hereford chromosome 7, ARS-UCD2.0, whole genome shotgun sequence genomic window:
- the SLC25A2 gene encoding mitochondrial ornithine transporter 2: MKSSPAIQAAIDLTAGALGGTACVLTGQPFDTMKVKMQTFPGLYKGLTDCALKTYSQVGLRGFYKGTGPALMAYVAENSVLFMCYGFCQHFVRKVAGLDEQAKLNDLQTAAAGSIASAFAALALCPTELVKCRLQTMHELEMSGRIAKSHDTVWSVVKSILRKDGPWGFYHGLTSTLFQVVPGYFFFFGGYELSRSFFASGGSKDELGPVPLMLSGGIAGICLWFVIYPVDCIKSRIQVLSMFGKQTGFIRTLLSVVRTEGIAALYSGLKATLIRAFPANAALFLAYEYSRKMMMSQFEAY, encoded by the coding sequence ATGAAATCCAGTCCTGCTATCCAGGCTGCCATCGACCTCACCGCGGGGGCCCTGGGGGGCACAGCGTGCGTCCTGACCGGGCAGCCCTTCGAcactatgaaggtgaagatgcAGACGTTCCCCGGCCTGTACAAGGGCCTCACCGACTGTGCCCTGAAGACGTACTCCCAGGTGGGCTTGCGGGGCTTCTACAAGGGGACCGGCCCCGCGCTAATGGCCTACGTCGCCGAGAACTCGGTCCTCTTCATGTGCTACGGCTTCTGCCAACATTTCGTTAGGAAAGTGGCTGGACTGGACGAGCAGGCGAAGCTGAATGATCTGCAAACTGCGGCCGCAGGTTCCATCGCCTCAGCGTTTGCCGCGCTGGCCCTGTGCCCCACTGAGCTCGTGAAGTGCCGGCTGCAGACCATGCACGAACTGGAGATGTCAGGGAGGATAGCCAAAAGCCATGATACAGTTTGGTCCGTCGTGAAGAGTATCCTTAGAAAGGATGGCCCCTGGGGCTTCTACCACGGACTCACCAGTACTCTGTTTCAAGTAGTACCAGGCTATTTCTTCTTCTTCGGTGGCTATGAACTGAGCCGATCGTTTTTTGCCTCCGGGGGTTCAAAAGATGAACTAGGCCCTGTCCCCTTGATGTTAAGTGGTGGAATTGCTGGCATTTGCCTTTGGTTTGTCATATACCCCGTGGATTGTATCAAATCCAGAATTCAGGTTCTTTCCATGTTTGGAAAACAGACAGGATTCATCAGAACTCTTTTAAGTGTTGTGAGAACCGAAGGAATAGCAGCTTTATATTCTGGTCTGAAAGCTACTCTGATTCGAGCgtttcctgccaatgcagcacTATTTTTGGCTTATGAATACAGCAGGAAAATGATGATGAGCCAGTTTGAAGCATATTGA
- the TAF7 gene encoding transcription initiation factor TFIID subunit 7 (The RefSeq protein has 1 substitution compared to this genomic sequence), whose protein sequence is MSKSKDDAPHELESQFILRLPPEYASTVRRAVQSGHVNLKDRLSIELHPDGRHGIVRVDRVPLAAKLVDLPRVMESLKTIDKKTFYKTADVCQMLVSTVDGDLYPPVEEPVATADPKASKKKDKDKEKKFVWNHGITLPLKNVRKRRFRKTAKKKYIESPDVEKEVKRLLSTDAEAVSTRWEIIAEDETKETENQGLDISSPGMSGHRQGHDSLEHDELREIFNDLSSSSEDEDETQHQDEEDINIIDTEEDLERQLQDKLNESDEQHQENEGTNQLVMGIQKQIDNMKGKLQETQDRAKRQEDLIMKVENLALKNRFQAVLDELKQKEDREKEQLSSLQEELESLLEK, encoded by the coding sequence atgagtaagagCAAAGATGATGCTCCTCATGAACTAGAGAGCCAGTTTATCTTACGCCTACCCCCGGAGTATGCCTCTACTGTGAGGCGGGCGGTACAGTCTGGCCATGTCAACTTGAAGGACAGACTGTCAATTGAGTTACACCCTGATGGGCGTCATGGAATTGTCAGAGTGGACCGAGTCCCTTTGGCCGCAAAATTGGTAGACCTGCCGTGTGTTATGGAGAGTTTGAAAACCATTGATAAAAAAACCTTTTACAAGACAGCTGATGTCTGTCAGATGCTTGTCTCTACAGTTGATGGTGATCTGTATCCTCCTGTGGAGGAACCAGTTGCTACTGCTGATCCCAAAGCAAGCAAAAAGAAGGATaaggacaaagagaaaaaatttgtatggaaccatgGAATTACTCTGCCTCTGAAAAATGTGAGAAAGAGAAGATTCCGTAAGACAGCAAAGAAAAAGTATATTGAGTCTCCAGATgtggaaaaagaagtaaaacggTTGCTGAGCACAGATGCTGAAGCTGTCAGTACCCGCTGGGAAATAATTGCTGAAGATgagacaaaagaaacagaaaatcaaggCCTTGATATCTCTTCCCCAGGAATGTCTGGGCATAGGCAGGGCCATGACTCCTTAGAACATGATGAGCTTCGGGAGATATTCAATGacctcagcagcagcagtgaagatgAAGATGAGACACAGCATCAAGATGAAGAAGATATAAACATCATAGACACTGAAGAAGATCTGGAAAGGCAGCTACAGGACAAACTAAATGAATCAGATGAACAGCACCAAGAAAACGAGGGAACCAATCAGCTGGTTATGGGAATTCAGAAACAGATTGATAACATGAAAGGCAAGCTCCAAGAGACCCAGGACAGAGCAAAGCGACAGGAGGATCTCATCATGAAAGTGGAAAACCTGGCTCTCAAGAACAGATTTCAGGCTGTGCTGGATGAACTGAAACAGAAGGAAGACCGGGAAAAAGAGCAGCTCAGCTCTTTGCAAGAAGAGCTAGAATCACTCCTAGAGAAGTGA